One Megalobrama amblycephala isolate DHTTF-2021 linkage group LG15, ASM1881202v1, whole genome shotgun sequence genomic window, agaaagccaaactgtggtgactatttcccatgaCACAATACGGCCTACAATGCAGAGGAATGGCGTGAagctctcctaaagcccaggcacaaaaaagcctgtctagagtttgccagggcccatgctgacaaagatgaagactactgggactctatactctggagtgatgagaccaagataaatgtttttggaactgatggcttcaaaactgtatggcgtgaggaatacaaagaaaaatgcatggtccCTACAGTGAatcatggtggtggcagtgtccttatgtggggctgcatgagagCTGCTGGTGTCAGGAGCTGcgtttcattgatggcatcatgaattcacagatgtactgctctatcctgaaagagaagatgctaccatcacgcCCTTGGttgtcgtgcacttttccaacatgacaatgatgctaaacacacatctaaggccactgttggatttctgaagaagaacagggtgaaagtgattcagtggctcctgatctgaacacaatcgaacacctatggggaaatctgaagagacaagttgagcttcactctccatccagcatccagtctctaaaagaggtcattcttgaagaatggaaaaagattgatgttgcaaaatgtcactCACTTGTTCAAGACTtgatgctgtcattaaaaatcatggaggccatacaaagtactagatgttgtagtttttgttgtggggtgtactcatttttgcatcaccctaatttgagtaaaactgaaaaatgtgtaatctaagttatattattaaccttactttcattttataagttaaacagatgttatattaaacttagtcttgtcaacattttggaaattgtttttgagttcattgagatattgtttaaaatgttacttttcaaagggggtgtactcatttacgctgagcactgcatatataattaattaattaattaattatatttatataattctgaaatattaatttgtttacCCATTCTATTGACAGATAATGAATTCTCTGTAATTTAAAAGAATTATTAAAACCGAATAAAgtgtatatacactaccgttcaaaagtttgggattggtaagattattaattcgtctgctcaccaaggctgcatttatttaattaaaaatacattaaaaacagtaatattatgaaatattattacaatttaaaaaaactgttttctatatgaatatattttacaaagtaatttatttctgtgttggaaaagctgaattttctgcatcattagtccagtcttcaatgtcacatgatccttcagaaatcattctaatatgctgatttgctgcttaagaaacatttcttattattatcaatgttgaaaacattatacactactgttcaaaagtttggggtcagtatttattttatttatttatttttttaaaagaaatgaaagaaattaatacttttattcagcaaggatgcattaaattgatcaaaagtgacagtaaagacattaataatgttacaaaagattatattacaaataaactttctattcatcaaagaatactgaaaaaaaaaaaaaaattgtacacacatattttgtgtaattgtacacaataaatgtttgagtcaaattttattcattcatttactaattcattcattagATTATTACAATCTCTAGCTACAGCTATGCAAAATTGTCGctgaattaatttattgtttgtGTACATGACTGCTTATAAATTCACACTGCACCAAAAGACGGCAACAGACACTTCGTTGGGTTTTGTTGGATCACTGTTACCACTTGTTACCCAGCATCTCTTGGCGTCAGTCGGAGCTTGTTTTCGCCAATTGAACATCTTGAATTTTGTCGGGTTTTGGAATGTCTGAGAAGTGACGTACTGCAATCTGGTGATTGTCCGCATTGGTTTGCGTCTGttggtgcggtgtgaattggccttaactTTTACTGATGCTGACTCCTACTGAAGTCTGTACTGGCAAGGTTCACTTGATATTGTTTGACTCCTGTCTAATGATGTTTCCTCAGACCGTGAACGGGATTCTGGCTGCTCCTCACGCTCCACGAGTCCCAGGCCTCAGAAATCATGCACCTCCAGCCTGTTCTATGGCGACTCCCACGGTAAAGCCCACAGCTCTGACATGATCTACGTGTGCGAAAACGTCAAGGAGGGACCCCGCAGTTTGAGGACTGCCGAGAGAGTCACTCTGATTGTAGATAACACCCGTTTTGTGGTCGACCCATCCATCTTCACTGCCCAACCCAACACTATGCTCGGCAGGTTAGGGTCAACTTCAGTCACCTCTTTCAATTTTGTCTGTTCGttattacttaaagctgcagtccgtaactttttttggttaaaaaattatccaaaatcaatatttgagcaagtacataaccagccagtgttcactATCTCCTAACCTTAGCCTGATTCTGGTGCTTCTGGTGGGTTTCCGTGGGAAATTCCAGCATGCCGCCATTCGTCTTTGCCGCTATTGGTCTACATGCACACCAGTAAACTGATAATTAACAAATATCAGCTTATTGAAATAACCAGTTTTCCCCGTTTACATGCAAAACAGTAAACTGACTGACTCATGTTATTTCCCTGTAGTGACGTCAAAAATAACAATTTGTGTAACTGACTCCAAGTATTCCATATGTTATGTCAATTGTGACgttaaataaagcttgcaacaTGTTAGCAAGAAACTTTACGGCTCTCATGCAGTTACAGATGCAGCATTTTGACTGAACCACTTCTACTTCTGCCGAACGAGagataacacatttttaaaatttcctcataaagatgataattccgcaaataactgcaattgcaggtttcaaactgagatggcgacaaagaggcaaaacttacggactgcagctttaaatataaTCATTCAATTTGTCATATTGTGTCAGTGTTGTAATATGTAACTGGTGGGTGTTGTCTTAAAGGATGTTCGGATCTGGACGGGAACACAACTTCACACGTCCTAATGAAAAGGGAGAGTATGAGGTTGCCGAGGGAATCAGCTCCACCATGTTCAGAGCCATTTTGGTGAGTGCACTATGCGTTAAAAGCTTTACTGAGGCTTTAAATATCTCTTTGGCCTAGTGTAAGGCATGTTGATTAAGTGCCGGATTAGACTGCAGTATCAAAATTTACATGACTTCAGCACAAAGCATACTGTTTTGTTAAAGTTTATTGCAGATGTATTTCACATATAGAAATGGCAACTCAGCAGAACTGTCTGGTTTCGTTGGTTTCTTTTATTATCTTCAAAGTGTTTTGTCCCCCTTTCTGGCCTGATCACTTTACTGACCTTGAAATCAGTTCATGTTTAATAAAACGAATAGTTCTGATgctggattattattattagtcttGATAAAATTGCAGGGGTTTTATATTATGAATGTACAAAACCACAAATTTTCAAGATCCACCACTATCAGACGGATGGACACTAAATGCAGCTCTTTGTTAAATGACACATAttctacaaataaataattcatatatatatatatatattgcacagTCCTCATAAAATATACAGAGGTATTCTGtataataatagaaacattCAGAGCTGGTGAAGTCTTGCAGTGAGCCCTAATTTTTTGAGTTTATAAAAAAGTTACAAAGCGGTGTTTCAGTGGTTGTAGCAGTGATGTTTTTAAATGGGATGAATTTAAACAGATAATATTGCAAATACACTGAATTTCTTTTTCGCTTTACTGAAATTCCCCCACACAATACAATTTTCATGAGGTTTTTAGAGGttttagggtgtactcacactaggcactCTGAACCGTGCCCGAGCGCATTTGACCCCAAAGCCCAGTTCGTTTGACAAGTGTGATCGCTCCGTTCGTATAGCCAACCCTGGCCCGCTTGGAAGAGGTGGGCCAGAGCACGGTTCGGATGCAGTGTGAGCGCTAACCGTGCCTGAGCACGGGACAGTTATTACTTTTGTGTGCGCTACTGTCATCATTATGACATTTGATAGTACACTTATaaattcatgtaattaattcaaGTGTATTTGGGTTTATAATGGGTCTGATTCTCACCTTATTGATGAACAGGAATTGTAGTTTGCAAGTAAAGCTGCAAATTCCTCCATTAACTTCAGCTGCTTTTGTCATAATCCTCTGATACGCGCTATTGAAaatcataaattataaatagcctatatataagGCAGTATAGCGAAAGTGAATTTCGTCATGTTTTCTAACATTCAAAAAGTTCGTACATCGTACATGACGTAAGCGTGCTCCGGCCTGGAACATTAAGTGCAAGTGTGAGTGCAGGCCAGTGGCAACCGTTCAAGGCAAccgtgcctagtgtgagtacacccttagTGCATCTGAAAGTTAGCAATAGTATTGTGTATAGTTTTGTATGAATAATATATtgataattgtaataattatgaTAGTTAAGTTTCTTATTCTTAGGATtgtcacattaaaaaaatacattttcaattttatataaactataaatatgtaaaatatataatttattttgtagaaTTTTCTATAATTATtctacacatttatatatatatatatatatatatatatacattgtgTAATGGTGTTTtctaaaagtaaaacaaacaaacaaaaaatggcCGCATATAATAATAAGCTGGATTTTAGGTGAATGTCACAGCCAGCATTATTTGGACATCCATGGCATTCCATACAAGCCCGTCTCTGTGGCATTGAAAGGGTTAAGCTTCTGCCATGAGGCTCAGCTCAGTGGAAAAATCAGGACAGATTAGACAGCACTACAGAAATAACAGCCATATTGAacctttctctttttttttttttttggtgaagtgTTTTGTTCAGCGTCttcatgctgtttgtatgctgagCTCTTTCCACGTTTGGCAGGCTTTAAATGGATCAGTGCGTGTGAAGAGTGGGAAGAGcagggggtgtgtgtgtgtgtgtgtgtgtgtgtgtgtgtgtgtgtttttctggcATCGGAGCCATTTGCTTCTCTTTGGAATAAGTGCTGCTTCAGTAATGGCCGCCTGTTTGTTTTTCCTCTGCGTCTCTCCCTTTTAACCGGCAGGATTACTACAAATCGGGGATAATCCGCTGCCCTGATGGGATATCCATCCCGGAGCTGAGAGAGGCATGTGACTACCTTTGCATTGCCTTCGACTACAGCACCATCAAGTGCAGAGACCTCAGTGAGTACTCATTAACATGACAAATGCACTAAACCGATTCATGCTTGAAATCCTCTGATTGTCACGGCAACGGGGAAACCGGACAGTATTCAGAGCATTTTGGATGTCTGAGGATGGTAGATGCGAGAGAGCAGAAGTAGGTCAGTGTGATTGCTAGATATGGGTCACTGGACGCTGTTAGTAAGAACTGTTTACATTATTAGCATTCATATTATGGCTTTTTTTCTTAAAGTATCGTGTATGTCATTATATGGCTAAACTGAATTAGTCAGTCAGTGCTTCCGAATCGTAATGAGATGAATTGAATAACACTCTGGAACATGTCAACTGCAGGTGCACTCATGCATGAGCTGTCTAATGATGGCGCCCGGCGGCAGTTTGAGTTCTATCTGGAGGAGATGGTGCTGCCTCTGATGGTGGCCAGCGCTCAGAGCGGAGAGCGGGAGTGTCATGTGGTGGTGCTGACGGACGACGACGTGGTTGACTGGGATGAGGAGTATCCGCCGCAAATGGGAGAGGAATACTCACAGAGTCAGTTTACTTCACCTGCACCTCAATTACACACTGTTACCTATTTGTCAATCACAATGCTGCTGCATTACGGGTAACTTCTCAGCTAATTTAGAAGAAATTATTGTTTGTGGTTTTTGAACACCCTTAACCCAAGTATTTGTACAGGAATGAATGATatcttttgtgttatttttatttattatgattaaGAAGagctttttgtctttagccagAAAAGACTGGATCTATCAAAGATCAGTGTTGCTTTGTTAGAAGTGTATTAGTTGGATGTCATTTTTGCACTCAAggacataatgtttttttgtctttgtgtaCCGCAGTTATATACAGCACAAAACTATACCGGTTCTTCAAATACATTGAAAACCGAGATGTTGCCAAGTCTGTTCTGAAGGAGAGAGGACTGAAGAAAATTCGATTAGGCATAGAAGGTAAGAGACTGGTTTTTACTgagctgctttcaaatgaaccTAAAATGAAATTAGCTTGTTCACACATACTGCACATGTTCCTCCCCAAACTGATGAGGCATTTATACATGACATGCTCGCCATTCTGTTGTAATTGTCCTCTAACCGTCAActaaattaaacaatatttataGACAttgttatattaattattttctaatttcatgaaaatttttattaaacatggaTCTTTATTATCATTAAAAGGCTTATTTCTGCTATTGTAGGCTCTTTTTGTAAATGTAAGCaattaatttagacaaacttggTGCCAGTACAGACATACCTGCTCGGCCAGAATCGCCTGGAAGTCATGCGTCTTTGGAAGCAGAGCCACATGCAGAGTTAAAAATAATGCAGTGCACACCGCCACGTGAAATGGGGTTTCGCGCACGACCGCCCACACCGTCATTTTTGCCGCATGCACCTTTGCACTTGTATAGCCGTGGCGAGTATAAACCAGGCTAGACTCTCATCCTGTTTTaaacctgtgtgactttcttctgtggaacatcataaaagatattttgaagaatgttggcaACCAAACAGTTTCGGATTCCATTGTCTtctattgtatggacaaaaaatacaatggaagtcaatgagaACCAAAACACTGTCACCA contains:
- the btbd10a gene encoding BTB/POZ domain-containing protein 10a isoform X2, coding for MAACPVSYDSHSSDSENWDQRTACQSGRICRHLSGQPRGAQLERELVRMSLHGASGGGPLDHPRERRRSGDRSRDSSHERGEGQLTPCIRNVTSPIRQHLTDRERDSGCSSRSTSPRPQKSCTSSLFYGDSHGKAHSSDMIYVCENVKEGPRSLRTAERVTLIVDNTRFVVDPSIFTAQPNTMLGRMFGSGREHNFTRPNEKGEYEVAEGISSTMFRAILDYYKSGIIRCPDGISIPELREACDYLCIAFDYSTIKCRDLSALMHELSNDGARRQFEFYLEEMVLPLMVASAQSGERECHVVVLTDDDVVDWDEEYPPQMGEEYSQIIYSTKLYRFFKYIENRDVAKSVLKERGLKKIRLGIEGYPTYKEKVKKRPGGRPEVIYNYVQRPFIRMSWEKEEGKSRHVDFQCVKSKSITNLAAAAADIPQDQLVVMHPGPQVDELDILPNHPQPSHHYDPDPDASSPAI
- the btbd10a gene encoding BTB/POZ domain-containing protein 10a isoform X1, translated to MPEDAKSPGKPSLCEGARVLCAFIHQLLPCCFVLKTGGGQPRGAQLERELVRMSLHGASGGGPLDHPRERRRSGDRSRDSSHERGEGQLTPCIRNVTSPIRQHLTDRERDSGCSSRSTSPRPQKSCTSSLFYGDSHGKAHSSDMIYVCENVKEGPRSLRTAERVTLIVDNTRFVVDPSIFTAQPNTMLGRMFGSGREHNFTRPNEKGEYEVAEGISSTMFRAILDYYKSGIIRCPDGISIPELREACDYLCIAFDYSTIKCRDLSALMHELSNDGARRQFEFYLEEMVLPLMVASAQSGERECHVVVLTDDDVVDWDEEYPPQMGEEYSQIIYSTKLYRFFKYIENRDVAKSVLKERGLKKIRLGIEGYPTYKEKVKKRPGGRPEVIYNYVQRPFIRMSWEKEEGKSRHVDFQCVKSKSITNLAAAAADIPQDQLVVMHPGPQVDELDILPNHPQPSHHYDPDPDASSPAI